One Deinococcus roseus DNA window includes the following coding sequences:
- the bshA gene encoding N-acetyl-alpha-D-glucosaminyl L-malate synthase BshA: protein MNIAILCHATAGGSGVVATELGVELAQHNHEVHFVSTAQPFRLSALDCCTNVFFHQVGRYEYPLFEQALTTINTANTLSEVIHEHGIQITHAHYAIPYTTSALMAQDITGKTRVVTTLHGTDVTLVGLDPAFRHSTRHAIQKSGRVTAVSQFLANHTKELFDVDVPIEVIYNFVDIHRFQRNTDARYRARFAHPEEKILLHLSNFRGVKRTLDVIELFARVQTEVPSRLLMVGDGPDRSRAFELAQKLGVLGRVHFLGSYPSVETIMGIADVFLLPSSQESFGLVALEAMSCGVPVVSSNIGGIPEVNIQGETGYLCPVGDVDGMAHATLKLLQDEKLHQKLSLNARSRAVDHFQPHHIVPQYLRVYEDLLRE, encoded by the coding sequence GTGAACATTGCCATTCTCTGTCATGCCACAGCAGGCGGCTCGGGCGTGGTGGCCACCGAACTTGGGGTGGAACTTGCCCAGCACAACCATGAAGTGCATTTTGTTTCGACGGCCCAGCCTTTCCGGCTGTCTGCCCTGGATTGTTGCACCAATGTTTTCTTTCATCAGGTCGGACGTTATGAGTATCCCCTCTTTGAGCAGGCCCTGACCACCATCAACACCGCCAACACCCTCTCAGAAGTGATCCATGAGCATGGCATCCAGATCACCCATGCCCATTACGCCATTCCTTACACCACCAGTGCCCTGATGGCGCAGGACATCACCGGAAAAACCCGGGTGGTGACCACCCTGCACGGCACGGATGTGACCCTGGTCGGTCTGGATCCGGCCTTCAGACACTCCACCCGACATGCCATTCAGAAATCTGGCCGGGTGACTGCTGTTTCGCAGTTTCTGGCCAACCACACCAAAGAGCTTTTTGATGTGGATGTGCCCATTGAAGTGATTTACAACTTTGTGGACATTCACCGGTTCCAGCGCAACACAGATGCCAGATACCGGGCCAGGTTTGCCCATCCTGAAGAAAAAATCCTGCTTCACCTCTCCAACTTTCGAGGGGTCAAACGCACGCTGGATGTGATTGAACTTTTTGCCAGGGTGCAAACTGAAGTGCCATCCAGACTGCTGATGGTCGGAGACGGCCCGGACCGCTCCAGGGCCTTTGAACTGGCCCAGAAGCTGGGTGTACTGGGTCGGGTGCATTTTCTGGGTTCTTACCCATCGGTCGAGACCATCATGGGCATTGCAGATGTGTTCCTCCTCCCTTCCAGCCAGGAGTCTTTTGGGCTGGTGGCTCTGGAAGCCATGTCCTGCGGCGTACCGGTGGTGAGCAGCAACATCGGGGGCATCCCTGAGGTCAACATTCAGGGAGAAACTGGATACCTGTGTCCTGTGGGTGATGTGGACGGGATGGCCCATGCAACGTTAAAACTGCTTCAAGATGAAAAACTCCACCAGAAATTGAGTCTCAATGCCCGGTCCAGGGCGGTGGATCATTTTCAGCCGCATCATATCGTTCCCCAGTATTTGAGAGTGTACGAAGATTTACTGAGAGAATAA
- a CDS encoding 3D domain-containing protein: MAKRTLRFTLIGTALLCSVLNLSTPAHSEAEKKSLKVEIPLDPVLPADSLAEKALELTQPAPVQAQPAQVVKAVQQIQVTKTQTIKAPVKTQTVKTPVKAQTAKVVPAQYRSGSSFILKATAYNSFSGQTDSSPHITATGARTRFGIVALSRDMLRKIPYGSKVRIELLGKGASYYNRLLSQTVFVVEDTMHPRKYGQVDIWMRSSSEARSWGVRQVRLTVLR, encoded by the coding sequence ATGGCAAAACGCACCCTTAGATTCACCCTGATTGGGACTGCATTGTTGTGCAGTGTGCTGAACCTCAGCACCCCCGCCCACAGCGAAGCCGAGAAAAAATCCTTAAAGGTGGAAATCCCCCTTGATCCTGTCCTGCCTGCAGACAGCCTGGCAGAAAAAGCCCTGGAACTGACCCAGCCGGCCCCCGTACAGGCCCAGCCAGCCCAGGTGGTCAAAGCTGTGCAGCAAATTCAGGTGACCAAAACCCAGACCATAAAGGCACCTGTCAAAACCCAGACCGTCAAGACACCCGTCAAAGCCCAAACGGCCAAGGTGGTTCCAGCCCAATACCGCAGTGGCAGCAGCTTTATCCTGAAAGCCACCGCCTACAACAGCTTCTCAGGGCAAACCGACAGCAGTCCACACATCACAGCCACTGGAGCCAGAACCCGTTTTGGCATTGTGGCCCTGAGCCGGGACATGCTGCGCAAAATCCCTTACGGCAGCAAAGTCAGAATTGAACTGCTGGGAAAAGGGGCCTCCTATTACAACCGCCTGCTCTCCCAGACTGTTTTCGTGGTGGAAGACACCATGCATCCCCGCAAATACGGACAGGTGGACATCTGGATGCGTTCATCCAGCGAAGCCCGCTCCTGGGGTGTGCGTCAGGTCAGGCTCACCGTTCTCAGGTAA
- a CDS encoding MerR family transcriptional regulator — protein MPEAWLKIGEIASLLGVSTKTLRHYQKLGLIQEPERTEGQYRLYTPAHLDKLRQIRDLQDLGLKLHEIRFVMESLEPELLLKQMLHLKTQELERDIARLQQQKQRAEQMLKQEKPLQHLLEAKVPEFWKASLDQIADRISPEALQREKQLMGKMLSFPALQSPEQLEKDQQYLQEHPEIQELLLDWTGRVDRTEDPQELDLLAQELARSAWLRGLFLHPKGVQDRHGDFVTQALLPPDSKEGWMLERVKHHMLRDLKNSKEQRTHEHS, from the coding sequence ATGCCAGAAGCGTGGCTGAAAATTGGCGAAATTGCATCCCTGCTGGGGGTCAGCACCAAAACCCTCAGGCATTACCAGAAACTGGGTCTGATTCAGGAACCCGAGCGCACCGAAGGGCAATACCGGCTGTACACCCCGGCGCACCTGGACAAACTGCGCCAGATTCGTGATTTGCAGGATCTGGGTTTGAAACTCCATGAAATCCGTTTTGTGATGGAAAGCTTAGAGCCCGAACTGCTTTTGAAGCAGATGCTGCACCTGAAAACCCAGGAACTGGAACGGGACATTGCCCGACTTCAGCAGCAAAAGCAACGGGCCGAGCAGATGCTGAAACAGGAAAAACCCCTGCAACACCTGCTGGAAGCCAAAGTTCCAGAATTCTGGAAAGCCAGTCTGGACCAGATTGCAGATCGAATTTCGCCTGAAGCCCTGCAACGGGAAAAACAACTGATGGGCAAAATGCTCAGTTTTCCCGCTTTGCAAAGCCCGGAACAACTGGAAAAAGACCAGCAGTATCTGCAAGAGCACCCGGAAATTCAGGAGCTTTTGCTGGACTGGACCGGACGGGTGGACCGCACCGAAGACCCACAGGAACTGGACTTGCTGGCCCAGGAATTGGCCCGCAGTGCCTGGTTGAGGGGCTTGTTCCTGCATCCAAAAGGTGTGCAGGACAGGCACGGAGATTTTGTGACCCAGGCTTTGCTTCCCCCGGACAGCAAAGAAGGCTGGATGCTGGAGCGTGTCAAACACCACATGCTCAGAGACCTCAAAAACAGCAAGGAGCAAAGAACCCATGAACATTCCTGA
- a CDS encoding serine hydrolase domain-containing protein has translation MNIPELAQKLFEPFQSKTAGNAVAVLWQNELVYQHTAGRANQEKYIPVTPDTLFCIGSITKTMTAIHIMQQVEAGRIALDDPIRKHLKSIPIAEPYINNPIRVRHLLTHTSGLGYFRSWKDILLPAGGLGALKNTPTLTEYYRDGLTPIYPPLTRWAYCNHAFALLGQLIEDVTGQPFETTFTAEVLRKSGMVHATLQRPENTELRAMPYMKSDSKSGAVYKPSPDLDIVVKPAGSVYASITDMVAYARTLLAHSSPLLTRESHDQMHSRQFEVNPDLMGMGLGFVLLPFGEKQVSFHTGGWLGYNSSMHICPELGAAVITLSNSENPEVMSLGEQFFKEALQIQPTEAAGVPVEDLQFARSYGEPVKGLERVIALLTQPGGLKLIRKEGQLHLKTLTGPWRKGIALKPRGGSLFEIADPQQPMLCNLEISGQRVTALHLGLNRLAGQF, from the coding sequence ATGAACATTCCTGAACTTGCCCAGAAACTTTTCGAACCCTTTCAATCAAAAACAGCTGGAAATGCCGTGGCTGTCCTGTGGCAAAACGAACTGGTGTATCAGCACACGGCAGGTCGGGCAAATCAGGAAAAGTACATCCCAGTCACGCCTGACACCCTGTTTTGCATTGGTTCCATCACCAAAACCATGACAGCCATCCACATCATGCAGCAGGTGGAAGCAGGCCGCATTGCTCTGGATGACCCCATCCGCAAACACCTGAAAAGCATTCCCATTGCTGAACCCTACATCAACAACCCCATCCGGGTGCGCCACCTGCTCACCCACACCTCAGGGCTGGGATATTTCCGTTCCTGGAAAGACATCTTGTTGCCTGCTGGTGGGCTGGGAGCCCTGAAGAACACCCCCACCCTCACCGAGTATTACCGGGATGGCCTGACCCCCATCTACCCACCCCTGACCCGATGGGCCTATTGCAACCATGCTTTCGCCCTGCTGGGACAGTTGATTGAAGATGTCACAGGACAGCCTTTTGAAACCACCTTCACAGCAGAGGTGCTGCGCAAATCTGGCATGGTTCATGCCACCCTGCAACGCCCCGAAAACACCGAATTGAGGGCCATGCCCTACATGAAATCTGACTCCAAATCTGGCGCTGTTTACAAACCATCCCCAGACCTGGACATCGTGGTCAAACCTGCAGGATCGGTGTACGCCAGCATCACCGACATGGTTGCCTACGCCCGGACCTTGCTGGCCCACTCCTCTCCCCTGCTGACCCGGGAATCCCATGACCAGATGCACAGCCGGCAGTTTGAAGTGAATCCTGACCTGATGGGCATGGGACTGGGTTTTGTGTTGCTGCCCTTTGGTGAAAAACAGGTGTCCTTTCACACCGGAGGCTGGCTGGGCTACAACAGTTCCATGCACATCTGCCCGGAACTGGGTGCTGCAGTGATCACCCTCTCCAACTCAGAGAACCCCGAAGTGATGTCTCTGGGAGAACAGTTTTTCAAAGAAGCCCTGCAGATCCAACCCACTGAAGCTGCAGGTGTGCCCGTGGAAGACCTGCAGTTTGCCCGCAGCTATGGTGAACCTGTCAAAGGCCTGGAGCGGGTGATTGCCCTGCTCACCCAGCCAGGAGGCCTGAAGTTGATCCGCAAAGAGGGACAGCTTCACCTGAAAACCCTCACAGGTCCCTGGAGGAAAGGGATTGCCCTGAAACCCAGAGGCGGTTCCCTGTTTGAAATTGCAGATCCACAGCAGCCCATGCTGTGCAACCTGGAAATTTCAGGACAGCGGGTGACGGCCCTGCACCTGGGCCTCAACCGGCTGGCTGGACAGTTCTGA
- a CDS encoding ABC transporter permease: MRLILTLALSHLRRRRTQNLLTLIGIAVGVMVLVTALSLTNGFTQSLIDATLRTIPHLALVSRETQPNKALEAALKKNPQVLAFSSFAADKALITRPATMGLPAGVDFSTLLGVTPQENGILNLRPEEMKLISSLKPNEIVLGEVLSRAIGAFPGDEVRLLNSQYKRASLRVKGTFRSGYILIDQAYAFMSQQAVKKLNPDSPIGYRINLKDPMKARDLGYDLMRQFQDYNAQPWQDINATLIEQMALQKRVIGIVVFLIVIVAAFGIANILILSVFEKTQEIAILRAMGTPEKWILQTFMLEGLILGVGGLILGNILGLLVSYYFKLYPIRLPGDLYFISSLPVQIQALDFVWVNIVSLATTLLAGFAAASKAARIEPAKVIR, from the coding sequence ATGCGACTCATTCTCACCCTGGCCCTCTCGCACCTGCGCAGGAGGCGCACCCAGAACCTCCTCACCCTGATTGGCATTGCCGTCGGGGTGATGGTGCTGGTGACGGCCCTCTCCCTCACCAATGGATTCACCCAGTCCCTCATTGATGCCACCCTCAGAACCATTCCCCACCTGGCCCTGGTCAGCCGGGAAACCCAGCCCAACAAAGCACTGGAAGCCGCTCTGAAGAAGAATCCCCAGGTGCTGGCCTTCAGTTCCTTTGCTGCAGACAAAGCCCTGATCACCCGACCCGCCACCATGGGCCTTCCTGCCGGTGTGGACTTCTCCACCTTGCTGGGGGTAACCCCTCAGGAAAACGGCATCCTGAACCTCAGGCCCGAAGAAATGAAACTGATCAGCAGCCTCAAACCCAATGAAATTGTGCTGGGAGAGGTGCTGTCCCGTGCCATCGGGGCCTTTCCCGGAGACGAAGTGCGCCTTCTCAACAGCCAGTACAAAAGGGCCAGCTTGCGGGTCAAAGGCACTTTCCGTTCTGGCTACATCCTGATTGATCAGGCTTATGCCTTCATGAGTCAGCAAGCCGTCAAAAAACTGAACCCGGACAGCCCCATTGGGTACCGCATCAACCTGAAAGACCCCATGAAAGCCCGCGATCTGGGTTATGACCTGATGCGGCAATTCCAGGATTACAATGCACAGCCCTGGCAGGACATCAACGCCACCCTGATCGAACAGATGGCCCTGCAAAAACGGGTGATTGGCATTGTGGTGTTCCTGATCGTGATTGTGGCTGCCTTCGGCATTGCCAACATCTTGATCCTCAGCGTCTTTGAGAAAACCCAGGAAATCGCCATCCTGCGGGCCATGGGCACCCCCGAAAAGTGGATCCTGCAGACCTTCATGCTGGAAGGCCTGATTCTGGGTGTGGGCGGCCTGATCCTGGGCAACATTCTGGGTCTGCTGGTCAGCTATTACTTCAAGCTCTACCCCATCCGGCTCCCTGGAGACCTCTACTTCATTTCCAGCCTGCCTGTGCAGATCCAGGCCCTGGATTTCGTGTGGGTGAACATCGTCAGTCTGGCCACCACACTGCTGGCAGGTTTTGCAGCGGCCAGCAAAGCAGCCAGGATTGAACCTGCCAAGGTGATTCGCTGA
- a CDS encoding intradiol ring-cleavage dioxygenase — translation MDNDDQPIGKVLSRRQALRLFGIAGSSAVGATVIGQALAQRQPPGGPGGSSGTSAGNSGVQGLPGCVVRPSMTEGPYWVDEKLNRSDIRKDTRTGAIKTGVPLTLIFQVSRVALKTCEPRSGVMVDIWHCDADGVYSDANDQGFNTRGQTFLRGYQMTNAKGAATFQTIYPGWYSGRAVHIHYRMRTIENGKVTGDFASQLFFDEAVTDKVHAVAPYKSKGKRDTPNSTDMLYKNGGNQMLLKLTGSPEKGYTATFDIGLNIG, via the coding sequence ATGGACAATGACGACCAACCCATCGGCAAGGTGCTCAGCCGCAGACAGGCACTCAGGCTTTTTGGCATTGCAGGAAGCAGTGCGGTGGGGGCCACTGTGATCGGGCAGGCCCTGGCCCAGAGGCAGCCTCCAGGAGGTCCAGGGGGCAGTTCAGGCACCAGTGCAGGGAACAGCGGAGTGCAGGGGCTTCCTGGATGCGTGGTGCGTCCCTCCATGACCGAGGGGCCTTACTGGGTGGATGAGAAGCTGAACCGCAGCGACATTCGCAAGGACACCAGAACAGGAGCCATCAAAACCGGGGTTCCCCTGACCCTGATTTTTCAGGTGTCCCGCGTGGCTTTAAAGACCTGCGAGCCCAGAAGCGGCGTGATGGTGGACATCTGGCATTGCGATGCAGACGGGGTGTATTCGGATGCCAATGACCAGGGGTTCAACACCAGAGGGCAGACTTTCCTGCGTGGGTACCAGATGACCAATGCAAAGGGAGCGGCCACCTTCCAGACCATTTATCCGGGCTGGTATTCCGGTCGGGCCGTGCACATCCATTACCGGATGCGCACCATTGAGAACGGCAAGGTGACTGGAGACTTTGCTTCCCAGTTGTTCTTCGATGAGGCCGTCACCGACAAAGTGCATGCTGTGGCCCCTTACAAATCCAAAGGCAAACGGGACACCCCCAACAGCACCGACATGCTTTACAAGAACGGTGGCAACCAGATGCTTTTGAAGCTCACGGGCAGCCCGGAAAAGGGATACACAGCGACGTTTGACATCGGGCTGAACATCGGGTGA
- a CDS encoding tetratricopeptide repeat protein: protein MFDPQDLPEALKIRVDEQIDQAIALEEAREFEAATRIYEEALLLIPEPKYAYWETMRIYVGFGEIHFAQQQFEKASPFYWECMKMPEGFLNSFVLLRVGETAFELQDNLTAAEYLTRAMMLDGSEIFEEEDPKYFAFLKTVLRAPEGGW, encoded by the coding sequence ATGTTTGACCCACAAGACCTTCCTGAAGCCCTGAAAATCCGGGTGGATGAACAGATCGATCAGGCCATTGCCCTGGAAGAAGCCCGGGAGTTTGAAGCCGCCACCCGAATCTATGAAGAAGCGCTTTTGTTGATCCCGGAACCCAAGTACGCGTACTGGGAAACCATGCGCATCTACGTGGGCTTCGGAGAAATCCACTTTGCTCAGCAGCAGTTTGAAAAAGCCAGTCCTTTTTATTGGGAATGCATGAAGATGCCCGAAGGCTTTCTGAACTCTTTTGTGCTGCTCCGGGTGGGAGAAACTGCTTTTGAGCTGCAGGACAACCTCACTGCAGCAGAGTACCTGACCCGTGCCATGATGCTGGACGGTTCAGAAATCTTTGAGGAAGAAGATCCAAAGTATTTTGCTTTTCTCAAAACTGTTTTGAGAGCACCAGAAGGAGGATGGTGA
- the tilS gene encoding tRNA lysidine(34) synthetase TilS — protein MKDLLHPLKSHADRHVLLALSGGSDSVGLLRACLEAGIRVAAAHFNHQLREAAWEDEHFVRDLCLQLKVPLEVGTANIRNISQKKRQSIEETARQLRYSFLTRTAKKHSTDLIFTAHTLNDQAETVLWQLVRGTAKATGIPAWHGKVYRPWLGISKNQIQQFLLDRNQPWREDESNQDLTYTRNRLRHEVLPWLQELNPQADAALARFATYSREDHDLLTEMAEQLTPYSRWDREPAAIQRRLIALKLQKRGIEFDHDHLVQIQAALQSHVVQHFTLPAGKQVTVQQGKIPDPQVYRKPDFQFPANWKLRHRQEGDRIRLAGGTRKLSDVLTDRKIPRGERDHVWLLAEEGQVQWVGLNPPIWAASFPGQTPPPSDAFWMKQAIQEAHKASQQNEVPIGAVIVHQNEVIAAAHNQCEALHDLTRHAELEAIREASTKQGGHLTDCTLYVTLEPCPMCLGAILESRIAKVVFGASNPKMGALGGVMDLLRSHWGHTPEVVTGVLEKECARLLKDYFSGLRSPQKGDPHV, from the coding sequence ATGAAAGACCTGCTCCACCCCCTCAAGTCCCATGCTGACCGGCACGTGCTGCTGGCCCTGTCTGGAGGTTCAGACTCTGTTGGACTCTTGAGGGCCTGTCTTGAAGCAGGAATTCGCGTCGCTGCTGCCCATTTCAACCACCAGTTGCGTGAAGCAGCCTGGGAAGACGAGCACTTTGTGCGTGACCTCTGCCTGCAACTGAAGGTGCCCCTGGAGGTTGGGACCGCCAACATCCGCAACATCAGTCAGAAGAAACGCCAGAGCATCGAAGAAACGGCACGCCAGCTCAGGTACAGCTTTCTGACCCGCACAGCGAAGAAACACAGCACAGACCTGATCTTCACAGCCCACACCCTGAACGATCAGGCTGAAACGGTGCTCTGGCAACTGGTGAGGGGCACTGCCAAAGCCACTGGAATTCCTGCCTGGCATGGCAAAGTTTATCGCCCCTGGCTGGGGATCAGCAAAAACCAGATTCAGCAGTTTCTGCTGGACAGAAATCAGCCCTGGCGTGAAGACGAATCCAACCAGGACCTCACTTACACCCGCAACCGTCTGCGCCATGAGGTGCTGCCATGGCTTCAGGAACTCAATCCTCAGGCAGATGCTGCTCTTGCCAGGTTTGCCACTTACAGCAGGGAAGACCATGACCTGCTGACCGAAATGGCTGAGCAATTGACCCCTTACTCCCGCTGGGACAGGGAGCCCGCTGCCATCCAGCGTCGCCTGATCGCCCTGAAACTGCAAAAACGGGGGATTGAATTTGACCATGATCATCTGGTCCAGATTCAGGCTGCCCTGCAATCACACGTGGTGCAGCATTTCACCCTGCCTGCAGGAAAACAGGTGACCGTCCAGCAGGGAAAAATTCCCGACCCTCAGGTCTATCGAAAGCCAGATTTTCAGTTTCCTGCAAACTGGAAACTCCGGCACCGTCAGGAAGGGGACCGCATTCGCCTTGCTGGAGGCACCCGCAAACTTTCAGATGTCTTGACAGACCGCAAAATTCCCAGAGGTGAACGGGATCACGTCTGGCTGCTGGCAGAGGAAGGGCAGGTGCAATGGGTGGGCCTCAACCCTCCCATCTGGGCTGCAAGCTTTCCAGGGCAGACACCCCCCCCTTCAGATGCTTTCTGGATGAAACAGGCCATCCAGGAAGCCCACAAAGCCAGCCAGCAAAACGAAGTGCCCATTGGCGCAGTCATCGTACACCAGAACGAGGTCATTGCAGCAGCGCACAACCAGTGCGAAGCCCTGCATGACCTGACCCGCCACGCAGAGCTGGAAGCCATCCGGGAGGCCAGCACAAAACAGGGAGGGCACCTGACCGACTGCACCCTCTATGTCACCCTGGAACCCTGCCCGATGTGCCTTGGAGCCATTCTGGAAAGCCGCATTGCAAAAGTGGTGTTTGGGGCCAGCAACCCTAAAATGGGTGCACTGGGCGGGGTGATGGATTTGCTCAGAAGCCACTGGGGACACACCCCTGAAGTCGTCACTGGAGTTCTGGAGAAAGAATGTGCCAGACTGCTGAAAGATTACTTCTCTGGTCTGCGCAGCCCTCAAAAAGGAGACCCCCATGTTTGA
- a CDS encoding DUF2087 domain-containing protein — protein sequence MSIKPKFPTSSSTTPEHSAAFFKALGHPSRLMILALLRQKSQHGEELAKRLNLSPATVSHHMNLLTEQNLVTAQKDQYWQVYSLNEKALQGSVLALIPVLIEEKQKYSEQEKILHAFFKDGRLVKFPSQIKKQRIVLEKLIEAFEFDRTYTELEVNRVLVEFNEDVATLRRMMVTEGLMVRSNSIYQRVRDETSTKIL from the coding sequence ATGAGCATCAAACCAAAATTTCCCACATCTTCCAGCACCACCCCCGAACACAGTGCTGCCTTTTTCAAGGCCCTGGGACATCCCTCCAGACTGATGATTCTGGCCCTGCTCAGGCAGAAATCGCAGCATGGGGAGGAACTGGCAAAGCGACTCAACCTGAGTCCAGCCACCGTTTCCCATCACATGAACCTGCTGACCGAGCAGAACCTGGTGACCGCACAAAAAGATCAGTACTGGCAGGTTTACTCCCTGAATGAAAAAGCACTTCAGGGTTCAGTGTTGGCCCTCATCCCTGTGCTGATCGAAGAAAAACAGAAGTACAGTGAACAGGAAAAAATCCTGCATGCCTTCTTCAAAGATGGGCGTCTGGTGAAGTTTCCTTCCCAGATCAAGAAACAACGCATCGTGCTGGAAAAACTGATTGAGGCTTTCGAATTTGACCGGACCTACACGGAACTGGAGGTCAACCGTGTTCTGGTCGAATTCAACGAAGATGTGGCCACCCTGCGGCGCATGATGGTCACCGAAGGCCTGATGGTGCGTTCAAACAGCATTTACCAGAGGGTTAGAGACGAAACTTCCACAAAAATCCTCTGA
- a CDS encoding peroxiredoxin: protein MTLRVGDPAPPFSALSDQGQQISLDALHGKWVVLFFYPRAGSRGCSVEARGFENLLHDFHRLGTDIIGISTDTEAHQAKFRQGCTLHFPLIPDSDKKICSRYGVMGLLGLLTGQADRQTFLIDREGKIAHHWRFVNPFSHASEVLEQVQGLTGYTETRESQS, encoded by the coding sequence ATGACGTTGCGTGTCGGAGACCCTGCACCCCCTTTTTCTGCTCTCAGTGACCAGGGGCAACAAATCAGCCTGGACGCTTTGCATGGAAAATGGGTGGTGCTGTTCTTCTATCCCAGAGCGGGTTCCAGAGGCTGCAGTGTGGAAGCCAGGGGGTTTGAAAACCTGCTGCATGACTTTCACCGGCTGGGAACGGACATCATCGGGATCAGCACCGACACCGAGGCGCATCAGGCCAAGTTTCGCCAGGGTTGCACCCTTCATTTTCCCCTCATCCCCGACAGCGACAAGAAAATCTGCTCCAGGTATGGGGTGATGGGGTTGCTGGGGTTGCTCACAGGACAGGCAGACCGCCAGACCTTCCTGATTGACAGAGAAGGAAAAATTGCGCACCACTGGCGTTTTGTGAACCCCTTCAGCCATGCCTCAGAGGTTCTGGAGCAAGTTCAGGGCCTGACGGGGTACACTGAAACGCGTGAAAGTCAGAGTTAA
- a CDS encoding class I SAM-dependent rRNA methyltransferase, whose product MKVRVKSGKEKKLLNHYPFAYSGDLLEVPELEAGSVVDVHAEGGMFIGRAYFNPTGSIPLRMLTLKRENIDEKFYRARIQQAWDRRKARLPEAEAFRLLHAEADGTPGIVADYFNGVLSVQFRNAGVEKHRDIILSALKHVTGASSAYERSDTVERNKEGLGQTTGVLWGEPPQEVEFTEGGVKFSFKPLDSQKTGFFLDQRDNRALMANLVQPGDNFLDVYSYTGGFSLHAAKQGARTMAIDKDATALATLEKVAQKNGLDRQVGMRLGDAIKVLADLEKEKRTFQHAVFDPPTLAKRKDDVPQAKRIFSEGLSHIFKMLTPGGHVLVSTCAHYIRVEDMLDAARLAMADTGRTAEVITVTHQPADHPWMLLVPESLYLKSILLRVE is encoded by the coding sequence GTGAAAGTCAGAGTTAAAAGCGGAAAAGAAAAGAAACTGCTGAACCATTACCCCTTTGCCTACAGCGGGGATTTGCTGGAGGTCCCCGAACTCGAAGCAGGCAGTGTGGTGGATGTGCATGCCGAAGGGGGCATGTTCATCGGACGGGCATACTTCAATCCCACAGGCAGCATTCCCCTGCGCATGCTCACCCTCAAACGGGAGAACATCGACGAGAAATTCTACCGGGCACGCATCCAGCAGGCCTGGGACAGGCGCAAAGCCCGCCTGCCTGAAGCAGAAGCCTTCCGTTTGCTGCATGCAGAAGCCGACGGCACCCCTGGCATCGTTGCAGATTACTTCAATGGCGTCCTGAGCGTGCAATTCAGAAACGCTGGTGTGGAAAAGCACCGGGACATCATCCTGAGCGCCCTGAAACACGTCACGGGAGCGTCTTCAGCCTACGAACGTTCTGATACCGTGGAGCGCAACAAAGAAGGCCTGGGACAGACCACAGGCGTGCTGTGGGGGGAACCTCCCCAGGAAGTGGAATTCACCGAAGGCGGAGTCAAATTCTCCTTCAAGCCTCTGGACAGCCAGAAAACCGGATTTTTCCTGGACCAGCGGGACAACCGTGCCCTGATGGCAAACCTGGTCCAGCCAGGAGACAATTTTCTGGACGTGTACAGCTACACAGGGGGCTTCAGTTTGCACGCTGCAAAACAGGGAGCCAGAACCATGGCCATTGACAAAGACGCCACCGCGCTTGCCACCCTGGAAAAAGTGGCCCAGAAAAACGGTCTGGACCGTCAGGTGGGGATGCGCCTTGGAGATGCCATCAAGGTTCTGGCAGATCTGGAAAAAGAAAAACGCACCTTCCAGCACGCCGTCTTTGACCCTCCCACCCTGGCCAAACGCAAGGACGATGTGCCCCAGGCCAAACGCATCTTCTCCGAAGGGCTTTCCCACATCTTCAAGATGCTGACCCCTGGAGGCCACGTGCTGGTGAGCACCTGCGCCCACTACATCCGGGTGGAGGACATGCTGGACGCAGCCCGACTGGCCATGGCAGACACCGGACGCACCGCAGAAGTCATCACCGTGACCCACCAGCCTGCAGACCACCCCTGGATGCTGCTGGTCCCCGAAAGCCTGTACCTGAAATCCATCCTGCTGAGGGTTGAATGA